The proteins below come from a single Eucalyptus grandis isolate ANBG69807.140 chromosome 3, ASM1654582v1, whole genome shotgun sequence genomic window:
- the LOC104428757 gene encoding disease resistance protein RPV1, producing MKRKRDSSHGEAAVMADRDDVELSLGTEFEVFLNFRGPDTRQSFTDCLYHSMDGAGIRVFRDDEEIRKGEVIKGELERAIKNSTIFMPIFSKNYACSPWCLRELAFRLDCSRNRDDNAIILPIFFDVDPDDVKLKTGPYHDALQKHEQKFGSNLVQQWKKVLMEVAHIKGWDVKDTGHGELIRSIVAEVLIKLNKREKILADHLVGIHDRVEDVMHLLDEGSPDVRYLVIHGMGGIGKTTLAKVVFNQISSWFNGCSFLSGVQEAIKDGKIVQLQKQLLSEILNSKPMEIFDSDAGINHIKWRFRHKKVLIVLDNIDEWAQLSMLAAKGDWFGLGSRIIITTRDTNNLAIEEYKDYQMIELHYHHALQLFSKHAFKMDSPPHDYDDISCNITHMTGGLPLALEVIGCSLYCKRKPIWKETLKKLQLAPHQHIFDILKISVEMLSEEQREIFLDIACFYVGEERIYPYYMWKALDFYPKIEIDFLIGMSLIKIADHDRLLMHNLLRDLGREIVRREDLKVPRKCSRLWQPKIALEVVKTRMGTENIVALKLTGLSKDHNFASEGFSRMPNLRLLELEGGNLVGDFENLFSNLKWFSWHRCPSHLQAINLCLQNLVVLKLSNSEIPKNWNGWGPCLENSDLQVIHLMRCYLSTTPDFSTCLKLRILVFAEHCPESLQISPSIGKLERLKRLEIIVAGIQQSKLSRSPHFDLCEVPSTICRLKNLSTLKLEGLSMWELDPSIGEMAGLACLSLVRCDRLRKLPDSIGKLRLLLELDLFDTRIRELPDSIGDLKMMEKMHLGCTKIRSLPNSIGGLESLKRLLMTSSKIRVLPNSIGDLKSLEELDLKQTQIRELPNTIGGLESLIYLCLSNTKITALPASIGYLKRLNSLFMNLSKIRELPNSIGDLKSLKNMDLASTQVTVLPNSIGGLESLLYLDLSDLEITEMPASIGCLKMLNYLDMRRSKIRELPKAIGMLENLEKLAYNGSRNMDMKWPPKLSKLWISSSDDPQSLTLPPQLSFFSIGCDDARSLRIPTPPHPTSGPRLRRGAPEPRGRRRRRERGRKAEAAEAARRPWNLRPKRAVNPPPLSLRNGEAFHDAACGALGGDKENYAVQQQQHLQPQPKSVRRRSRRTFSSACLEAKEEAQE from the exons atgaagaggaagagggactCATCGCATGGAGAAGCGGCGGTCATGGCCGATAGAGATGATGTCGAGCTGTCACTAGGAACTGAATTTgaagtgttcttgaattttagaggGCCTGACACTCGCCAGAGTTTTACTGATTGCCTCTATCACTCCATGGATGGAGCTGGGATTCGTGTTTTCAGAGATGACGAAGAGATTAGAAAAGGCGAAGTGATCAAAGGCGAACTAGAGCGTGCGATTAAGAACTCCACAATCTTTATGCCCATCTTCTCTAAAAATTACGCGTGTAGTCCGTGGTGTCTTCGCGAGCTTGCATTCAGGCTGGACTGCTCAAGAAATAGAGATGACAATGCAATAATCCTACCGATCTTCTTTGATGTGGATCCTGACGATGTCAAACTCAAAACCGGGCCATACCACGATGCTTTGCAAAAACATGAGCAGAAGTTCGGCAGCAATCTAGTGCAGCAATGGAAGAAGGTTCTGATGGAGGTAGCTCATATCAAAGGATGGGATGTCAAAGATACAGG CCACGGTGAACTCATTAGATCAATTGTTGCTGAAGTTTTGATCAAGctgaataaaagagaaaaaattctAGCCGATCATTTAGTTGGAATTCATGATCGTGTTGAAGATGTCATGCACCTATTAGATGAAGGTTCTCCCGATGTACGCTATCTAGTAATCCACGGCATGGGGGGCATCGGTAAGACGACTCTTGCCAAAGTCGTCTTTAACCAAATTTCTAGTTGGTTTAATGGGTGTAGCTTCCTTTCGGGTGTTCAAGAGGCTATAAAGGATGGCAAAATTGTCCAATTACAAAAGCAATTATTGTCAGAAATTCTCAACTCCAAACCAATGGAGATTTTTGACTCCGATGCAGGGATTAACCACATTAAATGGAGATTTCGCCACAAGAAAGTCCTTATTGTTCTTGATAATATAGATGAGTGGGCCCAACTCTCTATGCTTGCAGCAAAGGgtgattggtttggtttggGGAGTAGAATCATTATTACAACAAGGGACACCAACAATCTGGCAATCGAAGAGTACAAAGATTATCAAATGATAGAGTTGCATTATCACCACGCCCTTCAACTTTTTAGCAAGCACGCTTTCAAAATGGATTCCCCTCCACATGACTATGATGATATTTCTTGTAATATTACTCACATGACTGGTGGGCTTCCTTTGGCTCTTGAAGTTATTGGTTGTTCTCTTTATTGCAAAAGAAAGCCAATATGGAAAGAAACGTTGAAGAAATTACAGTTAGCTCCCCACCAACATATCTTTGATATATTAAAGATTAGTGTTGAAATGCTAAGTGAAGAACAAagagaaatttttcttgatattgcttgtttttatGTTGGTGAAGAAAGAATCTATCCATATTATATGTGGAAAGCTTTGGacttttacccaaaaattgagattgatttccTTATTGGtatgtctttgataaagatCGCTGATCATGATAGACTATTGATGCACAACTTGCTTAGAGACcttggaagagaaattgttcgACGAGAAGACCTCAAAGTTCCTAGGAAATGTAGTAGACTTTGGCAACCCAAGATTGCATTGGAAGTAGTGAAGACTAGAATG GGAACAGAGAACATCGTAGCTCTCAAACTAActggactttccaaagatcaCAACTTTGCAAGTGAAGGCTTTTCAAGGATGCCTAACTTAAGGTTGTTGGAATTAGAAGGGGGAAACTTGGTAGGAGACTTTGAGAATCTTTTCTCGAATTTAAAATGGTTCTCTTGGCATCGTTGCCCTTCACATTTGCAGGCAATCAATCTATGTTTACAAAACTTAGTCGTGCTCAAGCTTTCAAACAGCGAAATTCCTAAAAACTGGAATGGATGGGGCCCATGCTTG GAAAATAGTGACTTGCAAGTTATACATCTCATGAGATGCTATCTCTCGACAACTCCTGACTTCTCAACATGCCTAAAGTTGAGGATATTGGTTTTTGCTGAACATTGTCCAGAGTCGCTACAAATCAGTCCCTCTATTGGTAAGCTAGAGCGCCTAAAGCGCTTGGAAATAATTGTAGCTGGAATTCAACAGTCAAAGTTGTCTAGAAGCCCCCATTTTGACTTGTGCGAAGTGCCTTCTACAATATGCCgtctaaagaacttgtcaactCTAAAGCTAGAAGGGCTGTCCATGTGGGAGCTTGATCCATCTATTGGAGAGATGGCGGGCTTGGCATGCCTGTCGTTGGTGCGTTGTGATCGGCTTAGAAAACTTCCAGATTCTATTGGGAAATTGAGATTGCTCCTCGAATTGGATTTGTTCGACACAAGAATTAGAGAGTTACCCGATTCTATTGGTGATCTCAAAATGATGGAGAAAATGCACCTGGGATGCACTAAAATAAGGAGTCTACCAAACTCCATTGGAGGACTAGAATCATTGAAGCGCTTATTAATGACTTCAAGCAAGATAAGAGTGTTACCCAATTCCATTGGAGATCTCAAAAGCTTGGAGGAATTGGACCTAAAGCAGACTCAAATAAGGGAGCTACCAAACACCATTGGAGGACTAGAGTCATTAATATACTTATGCTTGTCCAATACAAAGATTACTGCGTTGCCTGCATCTATTGGATATCTTAAAAGATTGAATTCCTTATTTATGAATCTCAGCAAGATAAGAGAGTTACCCAATTCtattggagatctcaaaagCTTGAAGAATATGGACCTGGCAAGCACTCAAGTAACGGTGCTACCAAACTCCATCGGAGGACTGGAATCTTTACTTTACTTAGACTTATCGGATTTAGAGATTACCGAAATGCCTGCTTCTATCGGATGCCTTAAAATGCTAAATTATTTAGACATGAGACGGAGTAAGATACGAGAGCTACCAAAGGCCATTGGGATGTTGGAGAATCTTGAAAAGTTGGCGTACAATGGTAGTAGAAATATGGACATGAAATGGCCTCCTAAGCTTTCAAAACTATGGATATCTTCTAGTGATGATCCTCAATCTCTTACACTGCCTCCTCAGCTTTCGTTCTTTTCCATAGGTTGTGATGATGCTCGATCTCTC CGCatccccaccccaccccaccccacgaGTGGCCCCCGCCTCCGGAGGGGAGCGCCCGAGCCACGCGGCCGGCGGAGGAGGCGCGAGCGAGGACGGAAGGCGGAGGCGGCCGAAGCGGCGCGGCGGCCGTGGAATCTGAGGCCGAAGAGGGCGGTGAACCCTCCGCCGCTGTCGTTGAGGAATGGCGAGGCGTTTCACGACGCCGCGTGCGGCGCGCTCGGCGGGGACAAGGAGAATTACGCcgtgcagcagcagcagcatttGCAGCCGCAGCCGAAATCCGTGCG GAGGAGATCGAGGAGGACATTTTCATCTGCTTGCCTGGAGGCCAAGGAGGAGGCCCAAGAATGA